A single window of Vigna unguiculata cultivar IT97K-499-35 chromosome 1, ASM411807v1, whole genome shotgun sequence DNA harbors:
- the LOC114181986 gene encoding zinc finger protein CONSTANS-LIKE 4 — protein MPLSPSSMASIPHLYPNYTFTTHDLSEFPAHHMSSANASVIENTVWGGQDTFIPVLDINNGALDHIVSLDCDTMACANWVPSFSDQVGGLSDFAISDCKMGFYGGFQNFNARYQPHIGDFGEECCGFVEDVKPPAYPNAATENWGVQGNQMQAVEQPNIKVGRYSEEERKERILRYLKKRNQRNFNKTIKYACRKTLADRRVRVRGRFARNNELCDEDMTTKKHENHHHHKEDFYGADSIQFQLKNDEEDWLQEAMASLVYLSHSSPEDM, from the exons ATGCCCCTCTCTCCCTCTTCCATGGCCTCGATCCCACACTTGTATCCAAACTACACGTTCACCACTCACGATCTTTCAGAGTTCCCTGCCCATCACATGAGTAGTGCCAACGCTTCGGTGATTGAGAACACCGTGTGGGGTGGTCAAGATACCTTCATTCCCGTGCTTGATATCAACAATGGTGCACTTGATCATATTGTGTCGCTGGATTGCGATACCATGGCTTGTGCCAACTGGGTGCCATCCTTCTCTGACCAAGTCGGGGGGCTCTCCGACTTCGCCATTTCAGACTGCAAAATGGGCTTCTATGGCGGCTTTCAGAACTTCAACGCCAGATACCAACCTCATATTGGGGACTTTGGAGAAGAATGTTGTGGCTTTGTGGAGGATGTTAAGCCACCTGCATATCCTAATGCTGCAACAGAAAACTGG GGAGTTCAAGGTAATCAAATGCAAGCGGTTGAACAGCCAAACATAAAGGTGGGAAGGTACTcagaagaagagaggaaagaaagaaTTCTGCGatatttgaagaaaagaaatcaGAGAAACTTTAACAAAACCATCAAG TATGCATGTCGGAAAACCTTAGCTGATAGGCGAGTGAGAGTTAGGGGAAGGTTTGCAAGAAACAACGAGCTTTGTGATGAAGACATGACAACAAAAAAACACGAGAATCATCATCACCACAAAGAAGACTTCTACGGCGCTGATTCAATCCAGTTCCAG TTAAAGAATGATGAGGAAGATTGGTTGCAAGAGGCTATGGCAAGTCTAGTTTATCTATCTCACTCATCACCAGAAGATATGTAA